TAACAAGTGAACCAAAATGCATCTTAATGCCAAAATATTTTACAAGTTTACTATTAATAGATACTTCAATAGATTCTTGTACAATTTTTAAAAAATCATAATAATTAGATCTGTCTCCCTTACCATCACTCCCAAGTCCCTTAGTCTGCTCGTTAAAACTCCTAGTTAAGGGCTCTTTACTGTCTGCTCCTATTTTTGCTTTTACTAATTCTAATGCTTCCTTTAAATACGTCATATCATACTTTATAACTTCTAATGATGCATCTGTGTCACCGCTATAAAATATTCCTTCATTATTTAAATTAGCTTTAAGTCTCTCTATCTCTCTAGATAACATATCATTAGCATCTCTTAATGCAACAAAGTTATTC
Above is a window of Borrelia hispanica CRI DNA encoding:
- a CDS encoding anti-CBASS protein Acb1 family protein, with product SRLLIYDNYDYILGSYTPCYTESFLLDVYLLEKIYIEIERRIDNHNFLFYKDESLVELQNALSNTAMLLRKESNSGFKGFFGGSSSKNNFVALRDANDMLSREIERLKANLNNEGIFYSGDTDASLEVIKYDMTYLKEALELVKAKIGADSKEPLTRSFNEQTKGLGSDGKGDRSNYYDFLKIVQESIEVSINSKLVKYFGIKMHFGSLV